Part of the Betaproteobacteria bacterium genome, GGGGGCCGGGCGGCGAGCAGCAACGTCGGTGTGACGGGCGAACATTGGTTGAACCGGGCTTGGTCCGTGAATTACGATGCCTTGTTCCAGCAAGGTGCCGCCACCCAAGGTTTGAAGCCCGAGTTGCGCGCGGGACTCAAGCTCGCCTTTTAGGGCGGAGCAGGCGAGGGTTTTGCCTCATGTGATTCCCGCCGGTGTATCAAAACTCCGGTTTATCAGGGAATCCCATGTCCTCATCGAAGCCCGCTCCTGAAGCCAAGGGGAGCGAAATCTCTTTTACCGCCGATTCTTCCCTTCGGTGGAGAACCCTATGGGCAAGCATCGAGGCCCTGACGGGACAACCGCCTCAAGTCTACGTGGGCCATGCCGTGGAGGACCTTCTTCACGCCGAGGACCGCGACTATTCGGTGCAAACCCTTCAAGCTGTGCTCAAGGGGGAGCTCTATTCCTGCCGCCTACCGGTACGCCTAAGTCATGGCGGCGAGAGGTCCATTTGGGTGCAGCTGTTTGCCTGTCCAGGTTTCGGTACGAATGGCGTTATCGATGGCCTAACCGGGCCCCTGACGGACGTGACCGACCGGCGCAAGGGCATGCGCGCCTTGCGCGAAAGCGAGGCGCGCTTTCGTGCCATCAGCGAGGCCTCTCCCCTGGGCGTGTGTGTCACGGATCCGCGCGGCAATAGCGTGTTCAGCAACTCGGTGCTTCAATCCCTGGCGGACTTTAGCCCAGAAAAGCAAGCGGGCTTCAGCCAAGGCCTGACTATCGCTCCTGACGATCGCGCCCGCGTGTTGGCGGGTATGCAGGAGGCCATCGACAACAAGGGACCCTTTCAGTCCGAACATCGCTATGTCCATCGCGATGGGACCGTCCTATGGTGCCGCTTGCACGCGGCCCCCATTCTGGATGCCGGCCTGCTCCTGGGCTACGTACACGTCGCCGAAGACGTCACTGCGGAGAGGTTAGGCGGCGAGGCGTTGCACCGAAGCCAGGAGCGCCTG contains:
- a CDS encoding PAS domain S-box protein encodes the protein MSSSKPAPEAKGSEISFTADSSLRWRTLWASIEALTGQPPQVYVGHAVEDLLHAEDRDYSVQTLQAVLKGELYSCRLPVRLSHGGERSIWVQLFACPGFGTNGVIDGLTGPLTDVTDRRKGMRALRESEARFRAISEASPLGVCVTDPRGNSVFSNSVLQSLADFSPEKQAGFSQGLTIAPDDRARVLAGMQEAIDNKGPFQSEHRYVHRDGTVLWCRLHAAPILDAGLLLGYVHVAEDVTAERLGGEALHRSQERLHLALDGSGVALMDWDLRTGEIFLSEHWARFRGLAPGQNVTSLEGFLALIHEEDQAQVQLAIKETLSGQRPYLRCEYRILAHNGEWKWIEAQARVVERSERADSLRLRGRTRTSRSVRISSAGRPSSSRP